The Nitrospirota bacterium genome contains the following window.
GTCACCTTCAACAGGATAACAATATGCTGATAGTCCAGAAATATGGCGGTACATCTGTAGGCAATGTCGAACGTATAAAGAACGTTGCAGCCAGAGTGGCAAAGACCCATGCGGAAGGTCACGATGTCGTGGTGGTTGTGTCTGCGATGAGCGGGGAGACAGACAGGCTTGTTTTACTTGCACATGAGATTACAAATTCACCTGTGGAAAGGGAGATGGACCTGCTGCTTTCATCCGGGGAGCGTGTAACAATCGCACTGCTTGCAATAACATTAAACAGCATGGGTCATGCAGCCAGGGCATTTACAGGAAGGCAGGTCGGTATTATTACGGACAGTACTCATACCAGGGCGAGGATTGAGCATGTCGGAGCTGAAAGGGTCCGTGAGGCGCTTAATAGTGGTATAATACCTGTAGTGGCCGGTTTTCAGGGGATAAGCGGGAATTCAGATGTAACCACGCTTGGCCGGGGAGGGTCTGATCTTACTGCTGTGGCCATTGCAGCGGCGCTAAAGGCAGACCTTTGTGACATTTATACCGATGTTGATGGCGTTTATACGGCTGATCCTAATGTTGTCATGGAAGCAAGGCGGCTTGACAAGATCTCATATGAAGAGATGCTGGAGCTTGCGAGCCTTGGCGCAAAGGTGTTGCAAAACAGGTCTGTGGAATATGCGGCTAAATACGGGGTTAAGGTGCGCGTCTTGTCTTCATTTAAGGATGGCAATGGCACACTGCTGGCAGAGGAGGATGAAGATATGGAGAAGGTCGTTGTCTCCGGTGTTACATGTGACAGGAATCAGGTCAAGGTTACAATTGTTGGAGTACCTGACAAGCCAGGTATTGCGGGAAAGATATTCGGGACTGTCTCTGATGCCAGCATTGTGGTAGATATGATAATCCAGAATGTAAGTCAGGAGTCGCTGACAGATATATCCTTTACTGTTCCCCGTGCAGACATAACAAAGACTAAAGAGATTATGACCGGCATTGTAAAGGATATCGGAGCCAAAGAACTTGCTGTCAAAGAAGACATTGCAAAGGTCTCTATTGTGGGAGTGGGCATGAGATCACATTCCGGTGTTGCAGCCAAAATGTTCAGTACGCTGGCTGCAGAAGGTATAAATATTATGATGATCAGTACGTCTGAGATTAAGATTTCCTGTGTTATTGATTCAAAATATGCAGAGCTTGCTGTAAGGTCCTTACACAGGGAGTTTGAGCTGGAGAAAAAGATTCACACTATGTGAGGATATTTTAAAGTGAGAGATGTTGAAATATATGATACAACTCTGCGTGATGGCGCTCAGGCTGAAGATGTTTCGTTCACCCTTGAAGATAAAATAAGGATCACTGAGCAGCTCGACAGCCTTGGGATACATTTCATTGAAGGGGGGTTTCCCGGGGCAAATCCCAAGGATACAAGGTTTTTTCAGGAGGTAAAGTCACTCAGACTGAAGAAGTCCAGGATTGTTGCCTTCGGAAGCACTCGCAAGGTTTCGAACAAAGCAAAGGGCGATCCAAATATCGAGGCGCTTCTTGATGCAGACACAAGCCATGTTACCATAGTCGGCAAGAGCTGGGATTTTCACGCTACCGAGGCCCTTGGTGTTACATTAAAGCAGAACCTCGATATGATTGCAGACTCCGTATCATACCTGAAGTCAAAGGGTAAAACGGTCTTTTTCGATGCAGAGCACTATTTTGATGGTTTCAAATCAAATCCTGAATATGCGATACAAACACTCAGGACATCTCTGCAGGCCGGCGCCGATTGCCTTGTATTGTGTGATACTAATGGCGGCACACTGCCCGGCGACATAGGCAGGATAATAAAGAAGACCCGCAGTGAATGCAAGGCTGCTATGGGCATTCATTGCCACAATGATTCTGACCTTGCAGTGGCCAATTCAATTATCGCAGCAGAAGCAGGCATAAGACAAATACAGGGGACCATCAACGGACTTGGAGAGCGATGCGGAAATGCAAACCTGTGCTCTATAATACCCAACCTGAGGCTGAAACTCGGTATAGATTGCCTGTCTTTGGAACAGTTAAAACATCTGCGCCGCGTATCACATTTTGTCAGCGAAATAGCGAATATTACACCGGACAGGCATCAGCCCTATGTTGGAGATAGTGCATTTACGCATAAGGGCGGTCTGCACGTTCACGCAGTCAGGAAGAAGGCGATGACATACGAACATGTAAATCCTGATGCTGTAGGCAATGTCAGAAGGACTCTTGTATCTGATTATTCAGGCATCAGCACAATCGTACAAAAGGCCGGTGATTATGGCATAGCAATAAAACAGGATGACCGTCCAAAGCTAAATGAGGTCTTAAAGGTCTTGAAAGAGATGGAAGAGCAGGGATATCAGTTTGAGGGTGCAGAGGGATCGTTTGAATTACTGATGAAGAAGGCGCTCAATCTGCACACGAGATTTTACAATCTGATAGGTTTCAGGATTATTGTTGAGAAAAGGCGTGAGGATGAAGCGCCGATTTCCGAAGCGACAATTATGCTGAATGTTGACGGTGAGACGGAACATACGGCGGCAGTGGGAAATGGTCCGGTCAATGCACTTGACAATGCACTCAGAAAGGCGCTTGAAAAATTTTACCCATCCCTTCGGGATGTTTCCCTGTTGGATTATAAGGTGAGGGTGCTGACAGGAATGAAGGGGACTGCGTCGAGGGTCCGCGTTCTTATCGAGTCAGGTGATAAAGATAAAAAATGGGGAACAGTAGGAGTATCAGAGAATATCATAGAGGCAAGCTGGCAGGCCCTGGCTGACAGTATAGAGTTCAAACTGCTCAAGGATAGTGAGAGGTCATAGATGGACAACAGCATGATTGAAGAAGGTATTGTTGTATCGGTCTCAGATGGCATGGCAAAGGTGCGTGCTGTCCGCGGGAGTTCCTGCGGGGGATGTGCGTCCCGGTCCATGTGTCATTCCTCTGAGACCACTGATGTCATCATAGAAGCAAAAAATGAGGCAGGCGCCCATGTTGGTGAAAGAGTCGAAGTTGCAGTCGGGCCAAAGACCTTCTTAAAGGCGTCCTTTATAACTTATATGCTTCCCCTGATTACTTTTTTCATAGGCGCCATTGCCGGTAAATATATCGGCGGTAGTGATGTCTGGGCAGCGCTCGCAGGTATGTTTACGATGCTGTTATGTTTTATTGGTGTATGGCAATACAATAAGACACTGCAGCGGGGGAGCAAGTACCACCCTGTAATAAAGACGGTCTTATCTTCTTGACAGTGAGAACTGTTTATAATAATATTTTCAAGACGTTAAGGGAGGGTCTGATGTGAAAAAAGTTGACATAGCCAATGAACTTTATGAGAAGATCGGGATTTCAAAAAAAGAGGCGTTGAATATCGTAGAACTTGTATTAAATACCCTCAAGGAAGGTCTTAAAAACGGTGAGACAGTAAAAATTGCAGGCTTTGGAAATTTTGTTGTCAGGAGCAAGAGAGAGCGCAAGGGGCGAAACCCAAAAACCGGCGAGGAGATTGGTATAAAGCCGAGAAGGGTAGTTACATTCCGGCCCAGTCACATCTTCAAACAATATATCAGTGAGGCAGGGGACAAAAGAGCTGATAAGTGAAATTGTTTTACAAAATAAGTGAGGCCAGCAGGATAACCGGCCTTGAGGCATATGTTTTACGTTTTTGGGAGACAGAATTCCCTGAGATTGCCCCGAGAAAAAGCAAGGGTGGGCAGAGGGTTTACGAACAGAAAGATATTGAAAGGATTCTTAGAATAAAGAAGATGCTTTATGAGGAAGGTCTTACGATTGCAGGCGCAAGAAAGAGGCTTGAGGAACTAAAAGGTAAAGCTGTACCTGCCGCCCCCCCTGTAAATGTAATTGACAGGGCAATAGATGAGTTGGAGGGGGTGCTTAATATACTCAAATAAAGAAATCGGGGCGTGGCGTAGCCTGGTAGCGCACTCCCTTGGGGTGGGAGTGGTCGGCCGTTCAAATCGGCTCGCCCCGACCATATCATGCTTATCTTAGTCTCCAATGATGATGGTGTTCAATCACCCGGTATTCGTATTTTAGCCGATGCACTCAGATGTATGGGGGATGTCTACATTATTGCACCTGACAGGGAGCGGTCTGCAGCAGGTCATGCACTGACACTCCACAAACCGTTGAGGCTCGATAATCTTGGCAATAATATATATGCCGTTAATGGCACCCCAACGGATTGTATAAACCTTGGTGTAAATGGCATTCTTCACAGAAAACCGGATCTGGTGGTCTCAGGTATCAACAGGGGAGGAAACCTCGGTGATGATGTTACTTACTCAGGCACTGTTTCAGCTGCATTTGAGGGAACGCTTCTTGGAATTCCCTCTTTTGCAGTCTCGCAGGTAGCTGACAGCGACTACAAATTTGAGACCGCTGCAGGATTTGCCCTTCAACTGGCACAGATGATCAAGGAACGGTCGCTCCCACCGGGAGTCCTCCTGAACGTGAATGTTCCAAATGTTGATGCAGGCAGCATCAGGGGTATCAAGATCACCCGTCAGGGTAAGAGGATATATGATGAAAATGCTATTGTCGAGAAGGTTGACCCGCGCGGCAGGAAATATTACTGGATCGGGGGGAGCAGACTATCCTGGGAGGATACAGATGACAGTGATTTCTCGGCAATTGAGCAGAATATGATTTCTATTACTCCATTGCGGCTCGATCTGACTGAGTATAATGCCATAAAGGAACTCCGCCACTGGGAATCTGTACTTGATGAAAGAATGAAGGAAAAGGCATAGAATCAGGGATGAAATGTCATGAGCCGGGAGCGGGAATCCAGACCGATGGCTTGATTCTGGATTCCCGCTCCCGGCTTAAATCCTGCGGGGACATGTTCCGTGGGAATGACGGGTACCTGGGGGCATTTTCAAGTGAACCTATATTACAATGACTGATTTTGAAGAACAGCGCAACGCCATGGTGGATGAGCAGATTATACCGCGGGGCATAAAGGACGGACGCGTATTATCTGCCATGAGGAGAGTCCCGCGGCACATCTTCGCAGGGAAAGAGCTTGAATGGAGGGCATACGGGGATAATGCCCTTCCGATTGGCGAAGGCCAGACGATATCGCAGCCCTATATGGTTGCGGTTATGACTGAGGCCCTGGAGTTAAAGGGGGATGAGAAGGTGCTGGAGATAGGGACAGGCTCAGGTTACCAGGCTGCTGTGCTTGCTCAACTGGCCCGGTCTGTTTATACAATGGAAAGGATTGTGTCTCTTTCAGTACGGGCTGAGACACTAATGAATGATCTCGGGTATTTCAATGTCATTTTCAGGGTATCGAACGGCACATTAGGCTGGAAAGAGGAGGCGCCGTTTGATGGCATCATAGTAACAGCCGGCGCTCCGGAGATCCCGGAAACCCTCATTGAACAACTTTCAGACGGGGGCCGGCTCGTCATTCCTGTAGGAGACCGGTATTCACAGATGTTAACAAAGGTAGTTAAGACGGCTAAAGGTATAGTTACCTCACATCTACTTTCATGTGTGTTTGTGCCGCTGATAGGTGATTACGGGTGGGATTTATAGTGAAGTCCAAATCCGTTAATTTACGGAATTAAGTATGGATGTCCCCGAAATTTTGAGTGTCCCGAAAATGTCATTCCCGCGTAAGCGGGAATCCAGACCGAGGCCTGATTCTGGATTCCCACTCCCTGCTTAAATCCTGCGGGGACAGGTTCCGTGGGAATGACGGGTACTTAGGGGTGTTTTCGAGTGAACCGTCATGAGCATCAGGCTCACCAAGGTTAATGAAAACGTTATTCCCGCGTAAGCGGGAATCCAGACCGAGGCCTGGTTCTGGATTCCCACTCCCCGCTTAAATCCTGCGGGGACAGGTTCCGTGGGAATGACACGTAGATAGGGGCGTTTTCAGGTGAGGATATATAACACATTAACAGGCAAGAAAGAGATATTTGAGCCATTAGTCCCAGGCCACGTTGGCATGTATGTCTGTGGTGTGACTGTCTATGACGTCTGCCACATCGGGCATGCGCGGAGCGCCCTCGTCTTTGACGTCATAAGGAGGTATCTCGAATATAAGGGATTCAGGGTCTCATTCGTAAAAAACTTTACAGACATAGATGATAAGATCATCGCAAGGGCCCATAGGGATGGGCTTGACTGGAGACTTGTTGCAGAGAAATATATTAATGAATATTACAGGGACATGGAGTTGCTTGGTGTCAGGAAGGCGGATATAGAACCAAAGGCAACTGAACATATTAATGAGATGCAGAAGATGATTGGGTCGTTAATGGAAAGTGGATATGCCTACACAGTTGACGGCGACGTATATTACAGGGTAAACAGATTCAACGATTACGGAAAGCTCTCAGGACGTGATACAGAGGAGATGCTGGCCGGCGCCCGCGTTGAGGTGGATGAAAGGAAAGAAGACCCGCTTGATTTTGCACTCTGGAAGTCTTCTAAGGAAGGTGAGCCTGTATGGAACAGCCCCTGGGGGGGAGGGAGGCCGGGGTGGCATATTGAATGCTCTGCCATGTCAATGAAATACCTTGGACAGACATTCGATATCCATGGCGGCGGCAAGGATCTGATATTCCCGCATCACGAGAATGAGATCGCACAAAGCGAGGCAACCACAGGAAAGCCATTCGCCAGATACTGGATCCATAACGGCTTTGTCAATGTAAATCAGGAGAAGATGTCAAAGTCTCTGGGGAATTTCTTTACCATCAGAGAGGTGTTTGACAAATATCCGTATCCAAAAGAGATCACTGCTGAGGTGTTAAGATATTTCCTTATCGCAAACCATTACAGGAGTCCGGTTGATTTTTCAGATTATGGCATGGATATTTCACACGCAGCGCTTGACGGGTTCTATGCAATGCTTCAGAAGGTCGAAGAGGCAGGTAATGGCGATGTGACAATGGCATTGCCGGACGAGGGTATCAGGTCTGCTATAGAAGTATGTAAGAAAGAGTTCACAGAGGCCATGGATGATGATTTTAATACGGCTGCT
Protein-coding sequences here:
- a CDS encoding aspartate kinase, which encodes MLIVQKYGGTSVGNVERIKNVAARVAKTHAEGHDVVVVVSAMSGETDRLVLLAHEITNSPVEREMDLLLSSGERVTIALLAITLNSMGHAARAFTGRQVGIITDSTHTRARIEHVGAERVREALNSGIIPVVAGFQGISGNSDVTTLGRGGSDLTAVAIAAALKADLCDIYTDVDGVYTADPNVVMEARRLDKISYEEMLELASLGAKVLQNRSVEYAAKYGVKVRVLSSFKDGNGTLLAEEDEDMEKVVVSGVTCDRNQVKVTIVGVPDKPGIAGKIFGTVSDASIVVDMIIQNVSQESLTDISFTVPRADITKTKEIMTGIVKDIGAKELAVKEDIAKVSIVGVGMRSHSGVAAKMFSTLAAEGINIMMISTSEIKISCVIDSKYAELAVRSLHREFELEKKIHTM
- a CDS encoding integration host factor subunit alpha, giving the protein MKKVDIANELYEKIGISKKEALNIVELVLNTLKEGLKNGETVKIAGFGNFVVRSKRERKGRNPKTGEEIGIKPRRVVTFRPSHIFKQYISEAGDKRADK
- the surE gene encoding 5'/3'-nucleotidase SurE, producing MLILVSNDDGVQSPGIRILADALRCMGDVYIIAPDRERSAAGHALTLHKPLRLDNLGNNIYAVNGTPTDCINLGVNGILHRKPDLVVSGINRGGNLGDDVTYSGTVSAAFEGTLLGIPSFAVSQVADSDYKFETAAGFALQLAQMIKERSLPPGVLLNVNVPNVDAGSIRGIKITRQGKRIYDENAIVEKVDPRGRKYYWIGGSRLSWEDTDDSDFSAIEQNMISITPLRLDLTEYNAIKELRHWESVLDERMKEKA
- a CDS encoding citramalate synthase, producing MRDVEIYDTTLRDGAQAEDVSFTLEDKIRITEQLDSLGIHFIEGGFPGANPKDTRFFQEVKSLRLKKSRIVAFGSTRKVSNKAKGDPNIEALLDADTSHVTIVGKSWDFHATEALGVTLKQNLDMIADSVSYLKSKGKTVFFDAEHYFDGFKSNPEYAIQTLRTSLQAGADCLVLCDTNGGTLPGDIGRIIKKTRSECKAAMGIHCHNDSDLAVANSIIAAEAGIRQIQGTINGLGERCGNANLCSIIPNLRLKLGIDCLSLEQLKHLRRVSHFVSEIANITPDRHQPYVGDSAFTHKGGLHVHAVRKKAMTYEHVNPDAVGNVRRTLVSDYSGISTIVQKAGDYGIAIKQDDRPKLNEVLKVLKEMEEQGYQFEGAEGSFELLMKKALNLHTRFYNLIGFRIIVEKRREDEAPISEATIMLNVDGETEHTAAVGNGPVNALDNALRKALEKFYPSLRDVSLLDYKVRVLTGMKGTASRVRVLIESGDKDKKWGTVGVSENIIEASWQALADSIEFKLLKDSERS
- a CDS encoding protein-L-isoaspartate(D-aspartate) O-methyltransferase, producing the protein MTDFEEQRNAMVDEQIIPRGIKDGRVLSAMRRVPRHIFAGKELEWRAYGDNALPIGEGQTISQPYMVAVMTEALELKGDEKVLEIGTGSGYQAAVLAQLARSVYTMERIVSLSVRAETLMNDLGYFNVIFRVSNGTLGWKEEAPFDGIIVTAGAPEIPETLIEQLSDGGRLVIPVGDRYSQMLTKVVKTAKGIVTSHLLSCVFVPLIGDYGWDL
- a CDS encoding MerR family transcriptional regulator, with translation MKLFYKISEASRITGLEAYVLRFWETEFPEIAPRKSKGGQRVYEQKDIERILRIKKMLYEEGLTIAGARKRLEELKGKAVPAAPPVNVIDRAIDELEGVLNILK
- a CDS encoding cysteine--tRNA ligase; protein product: MRIYNTLTGKKEIFEPLVPGHVGMYVCGVTVYDVCHIGHARSALVFDVIRRYLEYKGFRVSFVKNFTDIDDKIIARAHRDGLDWRLVAEKYINEYYRDMELLGVRKADIEPKATEHINEMQKMIGSLMESGYAYTVDGDVYYRVNRFNDYGKLSGRDTEEMLAGARVEVDERKEDPLDFALWKSSKEGEPVWNSPWGGGRPGWHIECSAMSMKYLGQTFDIHGGGKDLIFPHHENEIAQSEATTGKPFARYWIHNGFVNVNQEKMSKSLGNFFTIREVFDKYPYPKEITAEVLRYFLIANHYRSPVDFSDYGMDISHAALDGFYAMLQKVEEAGNGDVTMALPDEGIRSAIEVCKKEFTEAMDDDFNTAAAIASLQMLRKEVNTKIEHGISRNISSEIRGLFRTFGGVLGLFFIDPFKWKFIKVEIKPKAGHLISEETIPRISVSLSDAEIEKLIKDREDARRGKDWKRSDEIRKQLSDAGIVLEDRPDGTTRVKR
- a CDS encoding SoxR reducing system RseC family protein, whose amino-acid sequence is MDNSMIEEGIVVSVSDGMAKVRAVRGSSCGGCASRSMCHSSETTDVIIEAKNEAGAHVGERVEVAVGPKTFLKASFITYMLPLITFFIGAIAGKYIGGSDVWAALAGMFTMLLCFIGVWQYNKTLQRGSKYHPVIKTVLSS